One region of Micromonospora ureilytica genomic DNA includes:
- a CDS encoding UTP--glucose-1-phosphate uridylyltransferase, with the protein MSEHSANPSSTVAANGRPLAVKAVIPAAGLATRFLPATKAVPKELLPVVDRPVLQYIVEEATQAGIGDVLLITGRGKTSMVDHFDRRPDLETRLEEKGDTERLAAVRRPSELAEIYTVRQPEQLGLGHAVGYAESHVGDQPFAVLLGDEFVKPSEPLLPAMLELQARTGGVVLAFFEVDPSETKRYGIASVEPAESELTDIGEVVKVTGMVEKPQPEDAPSNLAVLGRYVLPGKIFDAIRRTKPGSGGEIQLTDAMELLRTEGTPVHAIVYRGTRYDTGMPLGYLQTVVQIAAERDDLGAEFRSWLADFVKADAAGGSGT; encoded by the coding sequence ATGTCGGAGCACTCAGCGAACCCCTCATCGACGGTCGCCGCAAACGGCCGTCCCCTGGCGGTCAAGGCCGTCATCCCGGCCGCCGGACTGGCCACCCGGTTCCTGCCGGCCACCAAGGCGGTGCCCAAGGAACTGCTGCCGGTGGTGGATCGGCCGGTGTTGCAGTACATCGTCGAGGAGGCCACGCAGGCTGGCATCGGTGACGTGTTGCTGATCACCGGTCGGGGTAAGACGTCGATGGTGGACCACTTCGACCGTCGTCCGGACCTGGAGACCAGGCTGGAGGAGAAGGGCGACACCGAGCGGCTGGCCGCCGTGCGTCGGCCCAGCGAGCTGGCCGAGATCTACACCGTGCGGCAGCCCGAGCAGCTCGGGCTCGGCCACGCCGTCGGGTACGCCGAGTCGCACGTCGGCGACCAGCCCTTCGCGGTGCTGCTCGGCGACGAGTTCGTCAAGCCGTCGGAGCCGCTGCTGCCGGCGATGCTGGAGTTGCAGGCCCGCACCGGCGGTGTGGTGCTCGCGTTCTTCGAGGTCGACCCGTCCGAGACCAAGCGGTACGGGATCGCCTCCGTCGAACCGGCCGAGTCGGAGCTGACCGACATCGGCGAGGTCGTCAAGGTGACCGGGATGGTGGAGAAGCCGCAGCCGGAGGACGCCCCGAGCAACCTCGCGGTGCTCGGCCGCTACGTCCTGCCGGGCAAGATCTTCGACGCGATCCGGCGGACCAAGCCGGGCAGCGGCGGCGAGATCCAGCTGACCGACGCGATGGAACTGCTGCGTACCGAGGGCACTCCGGTGCACGCGATCGTCTACCGGGGCACCCGCTACGACACGGGCATGCCGCTGGGGTACCTCCAGACGGTGGTGCAGATCGCCGCCGAGCGCGACGACCTGGGCGCCGAGTTCCGGTCCTGGCTGGCCGACTTCGTCAAGGCCGACGCGGCAGGCGGATCTGGTACATGA
- a CDS encoding diguanylate cyclase, which yields MTLRGRLTAAFLVVVLGPVLLGALFVASTVAAVDRSRSTERLAVAASTVRTSVDALCQQLRAIADAVALAADPGVAAAQLVGRGLAAAVLITDVASQVTYVSPGAPSTPWQDCAGSTGGPNGGTSTGSTGPVRALAAQVALHDPAGTRLGTVTAAQLVDPAFVARLAAVTGVAVTLLDSGASAARVTHTTESRDVRDAVLAAAVAGSGEQVTETNEGRYVRRLGPSDTQPLPLVLSVPSERPPGLHATLVGVVVLAGLLAVLTAWRLARVTTRPLAELAGAVDRVAQGDLTARVPVRSRDELGRLAAAFNRMTRETGSYVTALTSNRDQLRGHLAVLGDTLASTHDLQRILRVILRSAIGATGARAGAVLLVETGGVLVAQCTEGLDGRWPEEGADGSQTLRVPVGVGVVGAVAATGEPQRGRAEPTEAPTGEPRCRTYVAVPFAAPGGATTTIGATGTGGSGSSDEAGAAAALGVLALYDRLGADEFDDDDLATLRTFAGHAAVAVDNVRVHEEAQRLSLTDPLTGLWNYRYLRESIRREVERASRFGRMLSVLALDLDRFKDVNDTYGHAAGDTVLAEFARRVRGEIREVDLAFRQGGEEFVLLLPETDARGAAIVAERLGAAVRDTAIAVEAYAGPVLVTVSVGIAVFPDHGSTGREVLEAADDALYAAKAAGRDTYRVAEVRSDLPTREIPVLACAVSPPDGLPRAGQPVQATREPGGPARSDPAVGVPESSLAGPAHARPDSADDTPDSATGGARAGPDAARPGSGGGASSGPQPPRQSRGR from the coding sequence CTTCGTCGCCTCCACCGTCGCGGCGGTCGACCGCAGCCGCTCCACCGAGCGGCTGGCGGTGGCGGCGTCCACCGTGCGCACCTCGGTCGACGCGCTCTGCCAGCAGCTACGCGCCATCGCCGACGCGGTGGCGCTCGCCGCCGATCCGGGCGTCGCCGCCGCGCAACTGGTCGGCCGGGGCCTGGCCGCCGCGGTGCTGATCACCGACGTGGCCAGCCAGGTCACCTACGTCTCGCCCGGTGCGCCGTCGACCCCGTGGCAGGACTGCGCCGGCTCGACCGGAGGCCCGAACGGGGGCACGAGCACGGGCTCGACCGGCCCGGTCCGTGCGCTGGCCGCCCAGGTCGCCCTGCACGATCCCGCCGGCACCCGGCTGGGCACTGTGACCGCCGCGCAACTGGTCGACCCGGCCTTCGTGGCCCGACTGGCGGCGGTGACCGGGGTGGCGGTCACCCTGCTCGACAGTGGGGCGAGCGCCGCGCGGGTCACCCACACGACCGAGTCCCGGGACGTACGCGACGCGGTGCTGGCCGCCGCCGTCGCCGGCAGCGGCGAGCAGGTCACCGAGACCAACGAGGGCCGGTACGTGCGCAGGCTCGGGCCCTCCGACACGCAGCCGCTGCCACTGGTGCTCTCCGTGCCCAGTGAACGGCCACCGGGGCTGCACGCCACGCTGGTCGGGGTGGTAGTGCTGGCCGGGCTGCTCGCCGTGCTGACCGCCTGGCGGCTGGCCCGGGTGACCACCCGGCCGCTGGCGGAGTTGGCCGGTGCGGTCGACCGGGTGGCCCAGGGCGACCTGACCGCGCGGGTGCCGGTCCGCAGTCGCGACGAGTTGGGGCGGTTGGCCGCCGCTTTCAACCGGATGACCCGGGAGACCGGCTCCTACGTCACCGCGCTGACCAGCAACCGGGACCAGCTGCGGGGGCACCTCGCGGTGCTCGGCGACACCCTGGCCAGCACGCACGACCTGCAACGCATCCTGCGGGTGATCCTGCGTAGCGCCATCGGGGCCACCGGCGCGCGTGCCGGTGCCGTGCTGCTCGTGGAGACCGGCGGGGTGCTCGTCGCGCAGTGCACCGAGGGATTGGACGGGCGCTGGCCGGAGGAGGGCGCGGACGGGTCGCAGACCCTTCGGGTGCCGGTCGGTGTCGGCGTGGTCGGTGCGGTCGCCGCCACCGGGGAACCCCAGCGGGGCAGGGCAGAGCCGACCGAGGCACCGACGGGTGAGCCACGCTGCCGCACCTACGTCGCGGTTCCGTTCGCTGCCCCGGGCGGCGCCACCACCACCATCGGCGCAACCGGAACCGGAGGATCGGGGTCGTCCGACGAGGCTGGCGCGGCGGCCGCGCTCGGCGTGCTGGCCCTCTACGACCGGCTGGGCGCCGACGAGTTCGACGACGACGACCTGGCCACCCTGCGCACCTTCGCCGGCCATGCGGCAGTGGCGGTGGACAACGTCCGGGTGCACGAGGAGGCGCAGCGGCTCTCCCTCACCGACCCGCTCACCGGGCTGTGGAACTACCGCTACCTGCGCGAGTCGATCCGGCGGGAGGTGGAACGGGCCAGCCGCTTCGGGCGGATGCTCAGCGTCCTCGCGTTGGACCTCGACCGGTTCAAGGACGTCAACGACACGTACGGGCACGCCGCGGGGGACACCGTGCTGGCCGAGTTCGCCCGGCGGGTGCGCGGGGAAATTCGTGAGGTCGACCTGGCCTTCCGGCAGGGCGGTGAGGAGTTCGTGCTGCTGCTGCCGGAGACCGACGCCCGGGGTGCGGCGATCGTGGCCGAGCGGCTCGGCGCGGCGGTACGTGACACGGCCATCGCCGTCGAGGCGTACGCCGGGCCGGTCCTGGTGACCGTGTCGGTGGGCATCGCCGTCTTCCCGGACCACGGCAGCACCGGGCGGGAGGTGCTGGAGGCCGCCGACGACGCGCTCTACGCGGCCAAGGCGGCGGGCCGCGACACGTACCGGGTCGCCGAGGTGCGCTCGGATCTGCCGACCCGGGAGATCCCGGTGCTCGCGTGCGCGGTGAGCCCACCCGACGGGCTGCCGCGCGCCGGCCAGCCGGTGCAGGCCACCCGGGAGCCGGGCGGGCCCGCCCGGTCCGACCCGGCTGTGGGCGTACCGGAATCATCGCTGGCAGGCCCGGCGCACGCGCGACCGGATTCGGCCGACGACACCCCGGACAGCGCGACGGGCGGGGCGCGGGCCGGCCCGGACGCGGCGCGGCCGGGGTCGGGTGGCGGCGCGTCTTCTGGGCCACAGCCGCCGCGGCAGAGCCGTGGCCGATAG
- a CDS encoding molybdopterin molybdotransferase MoeA: protein MTATADAEAAANELTPLADYLGSVLRRLRALPPLDLDLTQAHGNVLAEDVVAPHAFPAFDQAAVDGYAARWEDISGGGRGPSYVPAPSGTPGGRTIRLNVVGDLGAASWRPVRLTPGSCFSVAAGAPLPVAADVVVPVEWTDQGMAAVEIFRTPKRGYGVRRAGEELPAGTLLARAGTYVSPALVAVFAATGIGHVVVRPSPRVVIVATGDELVDVGRGSQPGQVVDANSHALTAAAAEVGALAYRVGICDDDPEGLRGLLEDQTLRADLIITTGGTGTGPGDMVRRILSRREGGRAGPVTFTDVALYPGTALGFGTVGAEEVPVVCLPGDPGAALIGFEVLARPAIQLLAGAEPVFRPSVRAHLLETVSSPTGLREFRPAHVAERRGGGYTVQPLSGGPFTLSGLAEANGLLVLGERVTTAAAGSTVDVLLLDRRR from the coding sequence ATGACCGCGACGGCCGACGCCGAGGCGGCCGCGAACGAGTTGACGCCGCTCGCCGACTACCTGGGCAGCGTGCTGCGCAGGTTGCGCGCGCTGCCGCCACTCGACCTCGACCTCACCCAGGCGCACGGCAACGTCCTCGCCGAGGACGTCGTCGCGCCGCACGCCTTCCCGGCCTTCGACCAGGCGGCCGTGGACGGCTACGCCGCGCGCTGGGAGGACATTTCCGGAGGGGGTCGGGGGCCGAGCTACGTCCCGGCCCCCTCCGGCACGCCCGGCGGCCGCACCATCCGGCTCAACGTGGTCGGCGATCTCGGCGCCGCGAGCTGGCGGCCGGTCCGGCTCACCCCCGGCTCGTGCTTCTCGGTCGCCGCCGGGGCGCCGCTGCCGGTCGCCGCTGACGTCGTGGTCCCGGTGGAGTGGACCGACCAGGGCATGGCCGCCGTGGAGATCTTCCGTACCCCCAAGCGGGGGTACGGGGTACGCCGAGCGGGTGAGGAGCTGCCCGCCGGCACCCTGCTCGCCCGGGCCGGCACCTACGTGTCCCCGGCCCTGGTCGCCGTCTTCGCGGCGACCGGCATCGGGCACGTGGTGGTGCGGCCCAGCCCACGGGTGGTCATCGTGGCCACCGGTGACGAACTCGTCGACGTGGGCCGGGGCAGTCAGCCCGGCCAGGTGGTGGACGCGAACTCGCACGCGCTGACCGCTGCGGCGGCCGAGGTGGGCGCCCTGGCGTACCGGGTGGGAATCTGCGACGACGACCCGGAGGGGCTGCGCGGCCTGCTGGAGGACCAGACGCTGCGCGCCGACTTGATCATCACCACCGGGGGCACCGGTACCGGCCCCGGGGACATGGTGCGCCGGATCCTCTCCCGCCGCGAGGGCGGTCGCGCCGGGCCGGTCACGTTCACCGACGTGGCGCTCTATCCCGGCACCGCGCTCGGGTTCGGCACGGTCGGCGCCGAGGAGGTGCCGGTGGTCTGCCTGCCCGGCGACCCGGGCGCCGCGTTGATCGGCTTCGAGGTGCTGGCCCGCCCCGCCATCCAACTGCTCGCCGGCGCCGAGCCGGTGTTCCGACCCAGCGTGCGGGCCCACCTGCTGGAGACCGTGTCGTCCCCGACGGGGCTGCGGGAGTTCCGGCCGGCGCACGTCGCCGAGCGACGCGGTGGCGGGTACACGGTCCAGCCGCTCAGCGGCGGGCCGTTCACTCTCTCCGGGTTGGCCGAGGCCAACGGGCTGCTGGTGCTCGGCGAGCGGGTCACCACGGCGGCCGCCGGCTCGACCGTGGACGTCCTGCTGCTGGACCGTCGCCGGTGA